CCGGCTTTTCGGCGATAGCCATCTCAAGCTCATGCCCGCTAAGGGAACGATATGCCTCCATTTTTTCACGAATTTCGCGCTCGCCGTGCGTGATCTGGGTGGGGCGCAACCGGGCGATCTTTATCGTCTTCATGTCTGTTCTCTGCGCTCGAGAGTGGGTAGGTGAGGCGGTCCCGTCTTGCCGGACCAATGCCAACAAGCGAGAGGGTTCGCACGAGTCCGCAGCAGGGAGCGTGCCGTCACGTCGGCAGGTTCACGATGCGCCAGGCAATCGTGCGCCTTCGTGTGCCGCGCTGGCGCTGTCGTACGACGTGCGCGCAAGGACGCGCGCCCACACACCTCGGCGCCGCTGATTCGCGGAACGCTCATTGCTGAATGTTGATGCGGATCGTGAGACCGTACATCGACGGCAGCGACGCAATTCCTCACATATTTCAGGGAGATACGAATGAACACGCAAAACAAGGAAAGCGGATCGACTGACGCCCCCGCTACAGCGGACGCAATCGCATTGCTGAAGGCCGATCACCGCGCAGTTGAGAAACTCTTCGATGCATTCGAAAAGGCGGCGGACGGCGATCTGGACGCAAAGGGCACGCTGGCGCGGCGCGCATGCGAAGAACTGACGATGCACGCGATTATCGAAGAGGAGCTTCTGTACCCGATGGCGCACAGGGCACTGGAGAAACAGAATGAGATTGACGTGGACGAGGCATACGTCGAGCACTACCTGGTCAAGACGTTGATTGAGAAGTTCGATTCCCTCCGGCCAGGCGATGATGGCTTTGACGCGACGTTCAAGGTGATGTCTGAACTAGTAAAACATCACGTCGAAGAGGAAGAGTCCGAGCTGTTTCCGGAACTGCGCGAGAGCGGCGTCGACCTCGTCGCGTTGGGTGTAAAGCTAGCTGCGCGCAAGAATGAGCTCATGAAAAAGCTAGACGCAGCGGGGAGCAAACTTGTCGGAGACCGATCACTGTCGTTCACACGAGCCGCCTGACCGTAAGTAGATTTCGTGCGTGTCCATCGGGACGCCGAATTTTTGCTTTATACCGACACTTCAGCGGTACCCAGTCGGCGATCAGAAATGAGAGACACTCGCACAGCTGCTCAGCCGAAATTGCTACACGTCGCGGTTCCTTGTCCTTGCCTGCGAAAAATTGCATGGGAGCGACGATCGGCGCTGTATTGTTCACTGGGCGTTCGAAAAATCGCCTGTCACGATCTCGCGCCATTACTTCATCGCAAATCCAAGACTGGATCCGCTTTACGCACATGGCACATGCACTCTTAGTCGACGACCACCTCGCTACCCGCGAAGCGCTGGCAACGGACTGGCCCGACGGCTCTTCCTCCGGTACGGGACTGGCAACATACGAAAGCAAAGGTGTAGCGGCTGTCCGAAGAATGTGCTCATTAGGTGGTGAGCCGTCGATAGGCATTCAGATGCCTGACCAGGCCCTGCGGGTCGCCGCGTCTTTCAAGCAGGATCGCCAGATTGTGATGGGCATCCGCGTGCGTCGGGTCGATTTCCAGACTGCGTTGATAGCTTCGTTCTGCGTCTTCAAAACGGCCCAGATCCTCCAGAGCGATCGCACGGTTGAAGTGCAGTACGGCATCGCTTGAAAAGTGAATCAACGCTTCGTCGAATATCTCGAGTGCGTCGTCGCAGCGCGCTTCGAGTTCGCATAGAAGCACACCAAGGTCCACGTATGCGGCATAGAATGGCCGCGGGGAAAGTTCTATCGCTTTACGGTACGCCTGCTCCGCTCCAGTGACGTCGGACGCTCTAAGCACTTCTCCGAGCTCGTACCACTCTTCTGCCTGTCGTTCGCCACTGCGCCGTGCAGGCGCGGTATCGAGGAATACGACGTCGCCCTTGATCTCGGCAACTTCGAAGTCCAGCAAAAGCTGGCCAGTGACGGCGTCCCATTGAGACGGGCCCGACCGCACCGCCACGTCGTTGCCCACCGCCGACACACGAATACCCGTGAGTGGCAGTTCATCGGGCAGCGCCTTTCTGAGCCGTGACAGCGCCGCAATGATCTTGCGAGGCGTTATCCGCGCGGCCCGCAACTGCAGGGCCGTGCGGAGCAGAACGGCATCCTGGAACGTAAAGCGCCATGCGTTGCGCGGTCCGCGCGTTGGGGTCACGAAACCCGCGGCGACCAGACCTGATAGCGTGCTGCGCGACACACCGAGGATGCCTTGCAACTCGCGCATCGAAACCGCGCGTGCCGGGACGCTTGAGGTCACTTCTGGCATCACTTCCGATGTCACTTCCGCGCCCGGACCTTCGCCGGTGGTTCAGCCGGCGCTTTCGCTGCGCGCGTCGCCGGCTTGCGCGTGCGCGGCGCCACGGGCAGCTCGGTGACAGGCTCTGCGCTCTTGTGCTTCGGTGTGACGGGTGTAGCCGCGGCGGCCGCCTTGGCCTTTCCACCCTTCAGGCTTGCGCGTAGTGCATCCATCAGGTCGATGACCTGCCCTCCACTGCCCGTCGCCTCTGCCGGCTCATTCGCGATGATCTGCTTGCCTTCAATTTTCTCGTCGATCGCGGCGAGAATGCGCTGCTTCTCCTCGTCCACGTAGGCTGTCGGGTCGTAGTTATCTTCTGTGCCCTGCTCGATAATCTGAAGGGCGAGCTTCAGCTCGCTATCGGACACCTGGACGTGTTCGATATGCAGGTCACTCAGCGAACGCACCTCATCCGCATAGAGCAGTTGCTGGAAAACGAGCCCGCCTTCTTCGGGCCGTACCTGCACAATCCGCGTCCTTCCCCTGAACGCCCATTTCGCCAGTGCACAGCGGCCACTTTCGGCAAGCGCTTGCTGAAGCAGGCTGTACGGTTTGCCGCCGCGCTTGTCGGGCGCGATGTAGTACGCCTTGTCGTAGAAGACCGGATTGACTGCCTTCTCCGGGATGAATGCCATGATCTCGACGACGTGACTCGCGCCATCCTCCAGCGCCTTCAATTCGTCTGCGGTGAACACGACAAACCTGTCCCGTTCGAACTCGTAGCCCTTGTTCATACTGGATCGTTCGACGACGGCCCCGGTTTTCTCCGAAACGTACTGCTGTTTGACGCGTGAGCCGTCGGGCGCCAAAAGATTGAAGCGCACGTCAGACGAACTCTCCGTCGCCGCGTAGAGCTTCACCGGGATGGAAACGAGCCCGAAGGAGAGAGACAGGGAGGCAATTGAGCGGGCGGCCATGGACATCTCCTGACGGATAGCGCGTTCAGAGCCCAGCATGCGCAAAGCATGTGCCACCGCGCTGGCGACGGTCAGCGGGCCGGAGCGCTCACATCATTGTAGGCGCCGGATCGCCGATGCCAGTGACTGGGTGGTGATCCAGTATGCTGCCCACGGGTCCTGCGTCTCAAAGCTGAGATACTCCCGCGCCGTCTGGACCGTCCATTGTGCGCCGCTTTTGAGTTCGGGTAGCTGCTCCCATGACACCGGCACCGACACGCCCATCCCTCGCCGCGCCCGCGCAGAAAACGCGGCGGCCGTGGTCTGTGCCATCCCGTTACGCAGATAGTCGACGTAGATCTTGCCGATGCGGTTTGACGCACCCGACGTCGCCGAAAAGCGCTCGGGAATCGTCTTCGCCAGATGCCGCACGAATGCCTTCGAGAATGCCTTTACCGCCTCATAGTCGAGCCTCGGCGCCAGCGGGACGACGACGTGCAGCCCCTTGCCGCCGCTCGTCTTCAGCCAGGCCTGCAGTCCCAGTTCGTTCAGCAGTGTGTGGACGAGCAGCGCCGCCTCCTGAACATGTGCCCATTTCACCCCTTCTCCCGGGTCCAGATCGAAGATGACCCGGTCAGGCTTGTCTATCCGGCGGACGGTGGAATTCCACGTGTGAAACTCCACGGCGTTCATCTGGGCAGCCGACATCAGCGCGTCGACAGTATCGATGGTCAGCAGCGGCGGGTGATTCGGCCAGAGCTTGCGGTCATGCGCCGTGATTCCCGGCATGCCCGTCCGTTCGACGTGTTTCTGGAAGAACTGTTCGCCTTCGATGCCATCTGGCGCGCGCACCATTGCCACGGGCCGGTCCTTCAGGTGCGGCAGCAGCCACGAGGCGACGCTCTCGTAGAACCGCGCGAGGTCGAGCTTCGTCACACCGCTTGACGGGTCGATGATCCGCTCCGGGTGCGTGACCTTGATCTGGGAGACGGCCCGCGTACGCGTGAGCGTCTGGCCGCCTTCACGGACAACCCGCCGCGCTGGCTTGTCGACCCGCAAACCCTTGAACGATGCCTGCCGAACGACGCCGTCTGCCGTCCACTCGGCGAATTCAATCTCAGCGACCAGTTCGGGGCGCACCCAGCGCTCGCTCCCCGCCGCGCGCCGCGACCAGCGCCGGGATTTCGTGACGGCAATGTCGAACGGTGCCGAATCAGTTTCGAGCGGCGCCAAGCGCCTCCACAGATCCCGACCCGTTCGGGCATCCCAGCCTGTACCCACGCTGCCCGCGTCGTGAAGCCTGCGGCCCTCTTTGCTGCTCTCGTAGTAGCCAAGCAGCAGGCTGCCCACTTCGCCATCCTTGCCTCCGCGCGCGGTGAAGCCACAGATGACCAGTTCCTGCCGCAGACGGCATTTGGCCTTCAGCCATGTCTGCGTCCGCTCCGACTCATACCGCGCGTCGCGGCGCTTGAGCATAAGGCCCTCCAGGCCCAGCCCGGCGGCGGCCTCGAAAACCTGGGCCGGTGGCGCTTCGAAATCCTGACTGAACCGTATGCGCTCCCTGTCGCCTTCAAGCAACCCGGAGAGCAGCGCGCGCCGCATCCACAGCGGGACGTTCCGGAGATCCTTCCCGTCGAGGTACGGCAGGTCGAACAGGAAAAAGACAATCTCTTGGTTTGCGGCCCCGTCGATCGCCTCCTGCAAGGCACCGAAATCCGGCAGACCATCCTTGAGCACAACGATTTCGCCATCCAGCCATCCGCTCGACACCGGAAGGCTTTCTACCTCTGCCGCCAGGCTGGCGAGTTTCTTCGTCCAGTCGTGCCCGCCGCTCGTGAACAGTCGCACACGGCCCCTGTCGATCCGCGCAAGCATCCGGTAGCCGTCGAGTTTTGCCTCGGTGATCCAGTCGCCGCCCGTGGGAAGCGACGACGCCGGCGTCGCGCGCTGCGGCTCGAGCTTCGCAGGCAACGGTGCCGCGATCGCGGCAGAGAGATCCAGTTCTGGCTCCGCCCTGATCCTGGCGTGCCCCGCCTTTGGCTCCCGGGCTTCGATGAGCCCCAGCGGGTGCATTGTGACGCTGTCGGGAAGTGCCTTGATCACATCGAAATCGGCGAGCGGGCGCGCCCACTCGTCACGCTTCTTGAACAACATCCACTGGTCCTGCCGGTCACCGGGCTTTGATATGCGCACCAGTTCCCAGAGCCCGGCGAGCTTTTCACCGTGGAGCCGGAAGACCAGTTTGCCAATGTTCATCGATTTCTTCGGATCGCCGACTGGCTCCCAGGTGCCGCGGTCCCACACGATCACGGTGCCGGCACCATACTGCTTCTTCGGGATCGTCCCCTCGAAATCCGAATACTCAACGGGATGGTCCTCCACGTGGATGGCCATTCGCTTTTCCTTCGGGTCGTAGCACGGGCCTTTCGGGACGGCCCAGGATAACAGCACCCCGTCGTGCTCCAGCCGGAAGTCATAGTGCAACCGGCTGGCCCAGTGCTTCTGGACGACGAAGTGCAGATTCCCGCCTGCGGACAGGCTCGACGCCGAGGGTGCTGGTTCGGGCGTGACCAGAAAATCCCGCTTCCTTCGATAGCGGGAGAGCGTCGAAGACTTCGGGTCGTGCTCAGATGCCATGACGATGATCCAAGGAGGACCGTTCTCCGGCGTCACAGCAAGACGCCTGGACATGGGGCGGCCCGGCAAGCGTGACTGCGCCACTTGTGTCGTATACGCCCAATTACGTTAGCCGGTCCTGCACTAAAAGGGCAAATGCTCGTGCACGGGAAAGTAGATCAAGACCGCGCCCAGAGACCATGGTTGAGCCGCAGACGGTGAAGCAGCGGCGACTATCCGTGGCTTTACTGGCTGGCGCCGGAGGGCACCGTGCTGGGCGTCGACGAGGGCGTGGCGGTAGCGGCCGCTTCGCTCGATGCCGTCGGTGTGTTCGCCGGGGCCGCACTGTCGCTCGCGCTCTGCGCAGCGGCGCTCTGTCCGGGCGCGCCACTTACGCCCGCTGTGTTGGTCATCACGCCGCTGCTGGCGGAGCCCATCGTGTCGCTGCTTTTCTCGTCGACCTTCTTGCAGGCGGCCATGCCGGACATGAGTGCCGTCGTCGCCAGTACGACGGACGCGTAACGTGTGATTGGTTGCATGTCGAAGTTCCCGTACTGAGAGGGGCCGACGCATCGACGCGGCGGCGGCTGATGTGAATATGTCACCCGTCAGCAACGTCCATTCCTCCCGACTGTGCATCGTTACGGGCGGGCCGGAATCTTGCGAACATGCGACGAACGACATCACGGAGCGAGGCATACGATGAGCGACAGGATGCGCACAACACGTCAGCGGCGGCGGCTCGGCGAATGGCTCCCTAACAGCGAAGAAGCAATCGCACGCTTCAGGCTCGACCTGGCGAAGCACGCGGGGGAGCGCCAGGGCCGTGTGCCGATGACGCCCGTCGTCCACGATCTGTCGTTGCTGCTGAATGGCGACCCCGTGTTGCGGATGGACCTGACCAACGCAATTGATGAGGCGCACGAGGCAGGCTTTCAGCTCGGTTACGCATCAATCGACGAACTGATGTGCATCGTCGATTACATGATGACGTACCCACCGCCGTTCAGCGAATCGAGTCTGATACATTGTCCGCTGAACGCGTTGCTCGACTGGCCGACGTGCATGCCGTCCGGCTACGCGCTGTTTCGCGATCCGGCGCTGAACGCACAACTCAGACGGGTGCTGACCTACTGGAGCGGGTTTCTGAGCGGTCCCTATTCGCGCACGCACCTGCATGCCGACGCGCCAGGCGGCTGGTTGAGCGCCGAGGCCGACGCGAAGATCGGCCTTTCGCAGTTCCTGTGCGACCCGAACGAAGCGTACTGGAGTTTCCCGTCGTGGAACGGCTTCTTCACGCGTCAGTTCAGGCCCTGACGCACGGCCCGTCGCCGCGCCGCACGATCACAAGATAATCGTCAGCGCATGCGAGGCGTCGCCGTACAACCTTCGACATGACGTCAAGCTGCACGACGCATTCTGGATCAAATCGCAGCCTTACTCGTTGCAGGAAATCTTCTCGGCACGCGAAGCAGAAACGGCGCGGCAGTTCGTCGGTGGTTCGGTGTATCAGGCGTTTCTAAGCGCCTTCAACTATCACCGCTGGCATGCGCCCGTGGGCGGCCGCGTGACGCACGCCTACGTCGTGCCGGGCACCTATTACTCGGATGCCGAGTCTGAAGGTGAGGATCCGGGGGTCTTAAGGATTCGCAAGGTTACACGACCGCCGTCGCGACGCGCGCGATCATCGTGATCGAGTGTGACGATGAGGCAATCGGCCCCGTCGCGTGCGTGTTCGTTGGCATGGCCGACGTGTCGTCGTGCATGATCGAGGCGCTCCCGGGGCAATGCGTTCGAAAGGGCGACGAGCTCGGTTACTTCCAGTATGGCGGCTCGACCTACTGTCTGATCTTCAGGCCGGACGTGATCGAGCGCTTCGTGCCGCAACCGCCATTTCACGACAACGGACCGCCCGTTCAGGTCAACGCGCACCTTGCCACGGCGCGTTGAGCGCCGACGTCCCGGTTCACCTGACGCTGAAAATGAGAGGCGCCAATGAGGGCGACCCATCCGGCTGATCGTGGACGGCGACCCTGTGGCGGGCGAAACCGTTGAGGCGGGAGCGGAGATGAACATTGATGGCGAGATTGCCGCCGCCCGCCATCTGTACGAGCATCTTCACCTGCTCGGACTTGAGACCTGGCACGCAGGCAATGCCGGCGGAGTGTCCACAGGCTTGTCCATTTTTTCTGTGCGTAACCTTTGTCTATCCCTGAGGCGCCTTGGCGAACATCTGCTGACGGGAACGGCGCTTGCGAGGCGTTGCCGCAGTTGCGCGCCTTGCGCAGCGTTCACTGTTGAGAGGAGCGGTTCGATGATTTCCACCAACGCGTTTGCTACCAGTTCCCAGGCATTGAAGTTCAGCTTTTGTGCGATGGAAGGTGTGACCCGCGCGACGGCGCGATACCTCGAAGCGTTATCGGAACTGAACGGCGAGGTTTTGCGAGTGGCATTCGATGAGCACTCGGCGATCGTGGCACAGGCTCGATCTCCCGCCGAGATCACGACGTTGCAAATCGGCGCGCTAGGCGCAGCACCGCAGAAAGCGGTGTCCTACTGGCAACACGTCGGCACCATCGTGGTCGAAGCGTGTTCCGGAATAGCATTGGATATTCGCCACTGCTTCTCGCAAACTTCACCGCAGGGCCTCGAGTTTCTTGACTCACTAGTGAGTGGCGCTCGTAAAAGGTAGTGACCGTCTGCAGACGCGGCGCGTCACAACGGCCCTCGCATCGCGCTAGCTCCGAAGCCGCGCCGGACGGAACCTGATCAACTGCGCGGACTTCGAACCTGCACACGGAAACATGACCGGTCGACGATGTGATTCTCCGTGGAGAACACTCCGGGCAATCAGTGGCGGCGATCTTCCCGCGCCGCCATACGCAGTTCAATCTTCGTTACCCACCGCCTTCGATACGTCGGCGAGACTTCCATATTGCTCGTCCGGCAATGCCGCTAGCGCTTCCATCACGTCCTCATCAGCGGCATTTTGCTTCGCCGTCTTCAGCAGATCGCGTTTGGATGCAGGATAGGAGGCACCCTTGAGCGCCTTTTGCACATCGACAGATTTGCGGATGTGCGAGTTTTCACGATTTGAAATTGACATCGGCCGATCCCCTCAAAATAGTCACCGTTCCTGGCGATCGTCGATCAGGCGAACGATCAACGGGTTGAAAATCCGTCAAGTTGCAAAAGCCTGTGAGGCTGCACAGCTTTGCCACAAGCGGCTTCTTACGCCGTTACCGCCAGATTTCGCACGGAACGAACGAATACCCGGACCCCGGTTACGCGGACCGCTCGCACCCCGCCCGGATCTCTATTCGTCAACTGCCGCCCGACGCTGGCGTGGGAGCCGATGCCCCCATGGCGGCGTTCGACTTTTTGTGCGTCTTCTTGTGAGACGTGGTACCGGAGGGTGCCATGGTATTCGCCCCTGACGCACCCGACACGGTATCGGTCGAGCCCCCTGCGTTCGGCTTGCTCATGCCCGTGCCGCCCTGCCCGCCGGCGGCGCCTCCGCCACCCGCGCCTTGCGCGTAGACATTTCCTGCAATACCGATAAGCAGCGCTGAAATCAACATTCCTTTTGTCGAGCCTCGCATGGTCGTCTCCTGAAGCGCGGAGCGGTCGTTTGCACCGGAAGGTGTGAACCCGCGTTCAGCTAACCGCAAGCCCCATGCCTCAGGCATCGATAAGCAATGCCTGCGCTGACGCGCTCAATTGGCGGCTGTGCAGCCTCAAATGCTTCGTCGCCAGGGGTGTCCATGGCGCGTGCGAACGCCAGTCGAGTTACACCTGAGATCCTGCCCGTATATTGACCGATCGCCCGGTCTCCGGAGAATGCCGAAAACCATCACGCGGCATCAACCCAACAGGCGATTTCGTCAATGTCCACTACCCGGCCGAAACGATTCCTGATACCACGGCCCCATGCGCAAATGGAAGCACCAGGCGTCAGGTACTCACGCAACGCTTCGCCAGCATGCGGCGGCACGCGTAGCGACGTACCATCGTCGAGCACGGCGCCGCGCAACTCTCCTTTTGGCCCATGCAGCGATAGCGTCACCACTCCCTGAACTCCCATCGGCACAGGGGCACACGACAGCTTTTCAGGCCCGGACGCCCCGCTGTGTTGTGGTCCATCATCGATAAATGTTCTGCCATCGCTCGCCGTCAATGAGACGGCGGAGATCATGTCGACACCGCGTGGCTTTATGCCACGTATCCGGATACGATCGCCGACCTTGATGTGACGCGCCGCCCACGCTGACATAGGGGGAGGAAAGTGGACCTGACGTGCTTCCACGAAGTACGAGTCCATCGAGTTTTCCGTGCGGGTTCATGAGAAATCGATCAACGACACCGCGTGTTTCCGGCAGACAGTCTGGGTCAATCCAATGCATGTGATACTCCGTGGCGTGTGCCAAAGTTGATCGAAGCGCCGTCGAAACACCATGTGCCGCGCCCGTTCACTGCGATGTCACCAGGCCGAGGTCGTCAGGGTAAGTGGTTACCCCCCGTTACGCCGTAGATTTCACCCGTGACAAAGCTCGACTCCTGCGATGCCAGCACGACGTAGATCGGTGCAAGCTCGGCAGGCTGACCTGGACGCTTCATCGGGACTTCAGAGCCGAATTGCTCCACCTTCTCCTGCGGCTGGCCGCCGCTTGGCTGCAGCGGCGTCCAGACCGGACCCGGTGCCACGCCATTGACGCGAATTCCGCGATCGATCACCTGCCTGGCAAGCGCATGCGTGAATGCGGTGATCGCAGCCTTGGTCGATGCGTAGTCGAGCAATCCGGGACTTGGCTGATAGCTCTGGATTGACGTCGTGTTGATGATCGTCGCACCCGGCGGCATGTGCGGCAAGGCTGCCTTGCAAAGCCAGAACATCGCAAACACATTCGTGCGGAACGTCGCCTCGAACTGCTCTGTGCTCAGGTCGGCAATGTGTTCGACGAAGTGCTGCTTGCCGGCAACGTTGACGAGAATGTCAAGTCCGCCGAGTTGCGCCCGGCTGTCATCGATCAGCCTGCGACAGAACGCTTCGTCTGCAATATCGCCTGGCAGCGCAATGGCCTTTTGTCCCGCCTCGCGAATGAGTCCAACGACCTGCCGGGCGTCCTGCTCTTCCGAAGGCAGATAGTTCAGTGCCACATCCGCGCCTTCGCGCGCGAAGGCGATAGCGACGGCGCGACCTATGCCACTATCGGCGCCCGTGATAAGCGCCCGCCTGCCTTTCAACCTGCCGAAGCCCTGATAACTTGTCTCGCCGTGATCGGGCTTCGGTGACATCGCCTGCGCAAGCCCAGGCGCCTCCTGCGGCTGTCGCCCGAATTCCGGGCCGGGATACTGCTTCGTGGGGTCCTGCATACGATATTGACTAACGGTGGCGCCCATTTTTCGCTCCTTTGCATGAAGTTCGTGCCGACGGCAAGCGCAAAACGCATACCACCTGTTCGACCGCGCGATGCCAAAGCGTCTAATCCTTGCCCCCTGGAATCACCGCGCCCAGTACCTGACGTGCCGTATTGGCGATCACGCTGCCTTCTTTCGGGTCGCCTTCCATCAAGGTCCGCGCAAATGCGCGTGCCTGCGCGAGCGTCACGTGCGGCGGCAGCGGCGGCACTTCAGGGTCCGACTTCACCTCGAGAACGATGGGTCGTTTCGCGGCCAGCGCGGTTTCCCATGCATCGGCTAACTGCTCGGGTTTGTCGACGTACAGGCCCGTCAAGCCGAGCATTTCCGCAAACCGGTGATACGGCACATTCGGCAACTTCTGCGACGCGTCGAACTTCGGGTCGCCTTCCATCACCCGCTGCTCCCACGTGACCTGATTCAGGTCTTCGTTGTTGAGCACCATGCAGATCCAGCGCGGATCAGCCCATTGTTTCCAGTACTTCGCGACGGTGATGAGTTCCGCCATGTTGTTCATCTGCATCGCGCCATCACCGACCATCGCGATCACGGGCCGCTCCGGGTGCGCGAACTTCGCGGCAATCGCATACGGCACGGCCGCGCCCATCGACGCCAGGCCGCCCGACAACGACGCCATCATGCCGCGCCGGATCTTCAGATCGCGCGCATACCAGTTCGCGCATGAGCCCGAGTCGCTCGTGAGGATGACGTTATCGGGCAGGCGCGGCGACAGTTCAGTGAAAGCGCGCTGCGGGTTCACGCCGTTGCCGCCGGGCTGATGCGCGCGTTCGTCGAGCGTCTCCCACCAGCGCGAAGTCCAGCGTTCGATTCGCGAGCGCCATGTATGGCTGTCCTTTTCAGTCAGCAGGGGCAGTAGCGCGCGCAACGTCGCCGCGCTGTCGCCGACGAGGTTCACTTCCATCGGGTAGCGCAGGCTCAGCATGTCGGCCTTGATGTCGATCTGCACGCCGCGCGCGTCGCCCTCCTTCGGCAGGAATTCCGAGTAGGGGAAGCCCGAGCCGATCATCAGCAGCGTGTCGCACGCATTCATCATTTCGTAGCTCGGCTTCGTGCCAAGCAAGCCAATCGATCCTGTCACCCACGGCAGATCGTCGGGCAGCACGGCTTTGCCGAGCAGCGCTTTCGCCACGCCCGCGCCGAGACGGTTTGCGACCGCGATGACTTCATCGGTAGCGTTCAAAGCCCCGGCGCCGACGAGGATTGCAACCTTATGCCCGGCGTTGAGCACGTCGGCTGCGCGTTGCAGATCGTCTTGTGTGGGAATTACGGTCGGCTGCGAGTAGCCGACACCGGAATGCGCGGTGCCGTGCTTGCGCGCGGGCGGTTCGTATTCGAGGTCCTGCAAATCGTTGGGCAGAATCAGCGCCGTCACACGCCGTTCCGACAGCGCGATGCGGATCGCGCGATCGACGAGGTGACGCACCTGAGCGGGCACGCTTGCCTGCTGCACATAGGCGCCCGCCACGTCCTTGAACATCGCAGCGAGATCGAGCTCCTGCTGATAGTGAGACCCAAGTGCTGCGCGCGCCTGCTGACCGACGATAGCGAGCACGGGCATATGATCCATGCGCGCATCGTAGAGGCCAGTAATCAGATGCGAAGCACCTGGCCCCGAAGTCGCGATGCAGACACCGAGTTCGCCCGTAAACTTTGCGTGGGCGCTCGCCATGAACGCCGCCATTTCCTCGTGCCGCGCCTGCACGAATTCGATCTTCCCGTCCGCACG
This region of Paraburkholderia terrae genomic DNA includes:
- a CDS encoding hemerythrin domain-containing protein, encoding MNTQNKESGSTDAPATADAIALLKADHRAVEKLFDAFEKAADGDLDAKGTLARRACEELTMHAIIEEELLYPMAHRALEKQNEIDVDEAYVEHYLVKTLIEKFDSLRPGDDGFDATFKVMSELVKHHVEEEESELFPELRESGVDLVALGVKLAARKNELMKKLDAAGSKLVGDRSLSFTRAA
- a CDS encoding tetratricopeptide repeat protein, producing the protein MPEVTSSVPARAVSMRELQGILGVSRSTLSGLVAAGFVTPTRGPRNAWRFTFQDAVLLRTALQLRAARITPRKIIAALSRLRKALPDELPLTGIRVSAVGNDVAVRSGPSQWDAVTGQLLLDFEVAEIKGDVVFLDTAPARRSGERQAEEWYELGEVLRASDVTGAEQAYRKAIELSPRPFYAAYVDLGVLLCELEARCDDALEIFDEALIHFSSDAVLHFNRAIALEDLGRFEDAERSYQRSLEIDPTHADAHHNLAILLERRGDPQGLVRHLNAYRRLTT
- a CDS encoding Ku protein, translated to MAARSIASLSLSFGLVSIPVKLYAATESSSDVRFNLLAPDGSRVKQQYVSEKTGAVVERSSMNKGYEFERDRFVVFTADELKALEDGASHVVEIMAFIPEKAVNPVFYDKAYYIAPDKRGGKPYSLLQQALAESGRCALAKWAFRGRTRIVQVRPEEGGLVFQQLLYADEVRSLSDLHIEHVQVSDSELKLALQIIEQGTEDNYDPTAYVDEEKQRILAAIDEKIEGKQIIANEPAEATGSGGQVIDLMDALRASLKGGKAKAAAAATPVTPKHKSAEPVTELPVAPRTRKPATRAAKAPAEPPAKVRARK
- the ligD gene encoding DNA ligase D codes for the protein MASEHDPKSSTLSRYRRKRDFLVTPEPAPSASSLSAGGNLHFVVQKHWASRLHYDFRLEHDGVLLSWAVPKGPCYDPKEKRMAIHVEDHPVEYSDFEGTIPKKQYGAGTVIVWDRGTWEPVGDPKKSMNIGKLVFRLHGEKLAGLWELVRISKPGDRQDQWMLFKKRDEWARPLADFDVIKALPDSVTMHPLGLIEAREPKAGHARIRAEPELDLSAAIAAPLPAKLEPQRATPASSLPTGGDWITEAKLDGYRMLARIDRGRVRLFTSGGHDWTKKLASLAAEVESLPVSSGWLDGEIVVLKDGLPDFGALQEAIDGAANQEIVFFLFDLPYLDGKDLRNVPLWMRRALLSGLLEGDRERIRFSQDFEAPPAQVFEAAAGLGLEGLMLKRRDARYESERTQTWLKAKCRLRQELVICGFTARGGKDGEVGSLLLGYYESSKEGRRLHDAGSVGTGWDARTGRDLWRRLAPLETDSAPFDIAVTKSRRWSRRAAGSERWVRPELVAEIEFAEWTADGVVRQASFKGLRVDKPARRVVREGGQTLTRTRAVSQIKVTHPERIIDPSSGVTKLDLARFYESVASWLLPHLKDRPVAMVRAPDGIEGEQFFQKHVERTGMPGITAHDRKLWPNHPPLLTIDTVDALMSAAQMNAVEFHTWNSTVRRIDKPDRVIFDLDPGEGVKWAHVQEAALLVHTLLNELGLQAWLKTSGGKGLHVVVPLAPRLDYEAVKAFSKAFVRHLAKTIPERFSATSGASNRIGKIYVDYLRNGMAQTTAAAFSARARRGMGVSVPVSWEQLPELKSGAQWTVQTAREYLSFETQDPWAAYWITTQSLASAIRRLQ
- a CDS encoding phasin family protein, with the translated sequence MNIDGEIAAARHLYEHLHLLGLETWHAGNAGGVSTGLSIFSVRNLCLSLRRLGEHLLTGTALARRCRSCAPCAAFTVERSGSMISTNAFATSSQALKFSFCAMEGVTRATARYLEALSELNGEVLRVAFDEHSAIVAQARSPAEITTLQIGALGAAPQKAVSYWQHVGTIVVEACSGIALDIRHCFSQTSPQGLEFLDSLVSGARKR
- a CDS encoding DUF2795 domain-containing protein, which translates into the protein MSISNRENSHIRKSVDVQKALKGASYPASKRDLLKTAKQNAADEDVMEALAALPDEQYGSLADVSKAVGNED
- a CDS encoding SDR family oxidoreductase, which produces MGATVSQYRMQDPTKQYPGPEFGRQPQEAPGLAQAMSPKPDHGETSYQGFGRLKGRRALITGADSGIGRAVAIAFAREGADVALNYLPSEEQDARQVVGLIREAGQKAIALPGDIADEAFCRRLIDDSRAQLGGLDILVNVAGKQHFVEHIADLSTEQFEATFRTNVFAMFWLCKAALPHMPPGATIINTTSIQSYQPSPGLLDYASTKAAITAFTHALARQVIDRGIRVNGVAPGPVWTPLQPSGGQPQEKVEQFGSEVPMKRPGQPAELAPIYVVLASQESSFVTGEIYGVTGGNHLP